From the Deinococcus sp. Leaf326 genome, one window contains:
- a CDS encoding cytochrome P450 — protein sequence MAGPQLMGLSLDALPEPPTRPGNGHLQDWALRPLPLIEEGATRARAAGRGLFRLRLGLPAVVGFSPAWNRALLSDLPTFRSGGSFSRVVPYLSGGVILADAPGHAGRRRMVNPGFGRAHMAALQERTRAALPSLPPGEFDALAWADEAVLRLLNAAYFSGEFDHGLLHAFLAPLRRPFPVPALPRPPLFWAVDRELRRLSYARLRAGGDDLLALLVPLPGGLEEARVSLAAAHDTTTHALAYAVWHLARHPQWHAPEHHPAVLKETLRLHPPGWMGSRRLGRDLVWEGVRLPRGALALYSPYLSGRDPALWDAPDEFRPERWVHKPPAWAYLPFGGGERLCLGMHLAQMLILDALAALPPLRAVRGDDTPVPGITLGPRGPLIVCRTDRD from the coding sequence ATGGCCGGACCTCAGCTGATGGGCCTTTCGCTGGACGCTTTGCCCGAGCCGCCCACCAGGCCCGGCAACGGCCACCTTCAGGACTGGGCTCTGCGGCCTCTGCCCCTGATCGAGGAGGGGGCTACGCGGGCGCGGGCCGCCGGGCGCGGGCTGTTCCGGCTGCGGCTGGGGCTGCCAGCGGTAGTGGGATTCTCGCCTGCCTGGAACCGCGCGCTGCTGAGCGACCTGCCGACCTTCCGCAGTGGGGGCAGCTTCTCGCGGGTGGTGCCGTACCTGTCGGGCGGCGTGATCCTGGCCGACGCGCCGGGCCACGCGGGGCGGCGGCGCATGGTGAACCCCGGCTTCGGGCGCGCGCACATGGCGGCGCTGCAGGAGCGCACCCGCGCCGCCCTGCCGTCCCTGCCCCCCGGTGAGTTCGATGCTCTGGCCTGGGCCGACGAGGCAGTGCTGCGGCTGCTGAACGCGGCGTACTTCAGTGGCGAATTTGACCACGGGCTGCTGCACGCCTTTCTGGCGCCGCTGCGCCGGCCCTTTCCGGTGCCGGCCCTGCCGCGCCCGCCGCTGTTCTGGGCCGTGGACCGCGAACTACGCCGCCTGTCGTATGCGCGCCTGCGGGCCGGGGGCGACGACCTGCTGGCGCTGCTGGTCCCGCTGCCTGGCGGGCTGGAGGAGGCGCGCGTGTCGCTGGCCGCCGCCCATGACACGACCACGCACGCGCTGGCCTACGCCGTGTGGCACCTCGCCCGGCACCCGCAGTGGCACGCGCCCGAGCACCACCCGGCCGTATTGAAAGAAACGCTGCGCCTGCACCCCCCCGGCTGGATGGGCAGCCGCCGCCTGGGCCGTGACCTCGTGTGGGAGGGCGTGCGGCTGCCGCGCGGGGCGCTGGCGCTGTACTCGCCGTACCTCTCGGGCCGCGACCCGGCGCTGTGGGACGCGCCCGACGAGTTTCGCCCCGAACGGTGGGTGCACAAGCCGCCCGCCTGGGCCTACCTGCCCTTCGGCGGCGGCGAGCGGCTGTGCCTGGGGATGCACCTCGCGCAGATGCTCATTCTGGACGCACTGGCGGCCCTGCCTCCCCTGCGCGCGGTGCGCGGCGACGATACGCCCGTGCCTGGCATCACCCTCGGCCCGCGCGGTCCGCTGATCGTATGCAGGACGGATAGGGACTAG
- the purF gene encoding amidophosphoribosyltransferase — protein sequence MIFDEVTDKPQDECGVFGMYSPSPCDLAWMTYLGMFALQHRGQEAAGMCVSDGEKFHVEKDLGLVTQVFDERRLDSVRLANARVSIGHVRYSTTGSNLRFNAQPLTTRTNKGILGLAHNGNFVNAREVRNDMLMQGALFQTTNDSEVMLNLIAREADLDLIEATAAAMKRLKGGFACVLMSRTQLLGFRDPNGVRPLVIGQQDSANGQPGAYVIASEPCALYAVGARLLRDVLPGELVWVDRDGLHSLMVDARTPTPCSFEWIYFARSDSTLDGVDAHASRIRMGEQLAREQPVEADIVVPVPDSGIGAAIGYARESGIPFDYGLYKNPYAGRTFIAPTQEARELKVKMKLSPTSAVRGKRVVLVDDSIVRGTTSRQIVNLLREAGATEVHFRVSSPPIKHPCFYGIDTAARKELVASTHSIEEIRDLIGADTLSFISEQGIREAVSGPGLCLACFNGDYPAGTPLLNDVDKLALEV from the coding sequence ATGATCTTCGACGAGGTGACCGACAAGCCGCAGGACGAGTGCGGAGTTTTCGGCATGTACTCGCCCTCGCCGTGCGACCTGGCGTGGATGACCTACCTGGGCATGTTCGCGCTGCAGCACCGGGGACAGGAAGCGGCGGGCATGTGCGTCAGTGATGGCGAGAAGTTCCATGTCGAGAAGGACCTGGGGTTGGTCACGCAGGTGTTCGACGAGCGGCGGCTCGACAGCGTGCGCCTCGCCAACGCCCGCGTGAGCATCGGGCACGTGCGCTACAGCACGACCGGCAGCAACCTGCGCTTCAATGCCCAGCCGCTGACCACTCGCACGAACAAGGGCATTCTGGGACTGGCGCACAACGGCAACTTCGTGAACGCCCGCGAGGTGCGCAACGACATGCTCATGCAGGGCGCGCTGTTCCAGACGACCAACGACAGCGAGGTCATGCTCAACCTCATCGCCCGCGAGGCCGACCTCGACCTGATCGAGGCGACGGCGGCGGCGATGAAGCGTCTCAAGGGCGGCTTCGCCTGCGTGCTGATGAGCCGCACGCAACTGCTGGGCTTCCGCGACCCCAACGGCGTGCGCCCGCTGGTGATCGGGCAACAGGACAGCGCGAACGGGCAGCCGGGCGCCTACGTGATCGCCTCGGAGCCCTGCGCCCTGTACGCGGTCGGGGCACGCCTGCTGCGCGACGTGCTGCCCGGCGAACTCGTCTGGGTGGACCGCGACGGCCTGCACTCGCTCATGGTGGACGCCCGCACCCCCACCCCCTGCTCGTTCGAGTGGATCTACTTTGCCCGCAGCGACAGCACGCTGGACGGTGTGGACGCCCACGCCAGCCGCATCCGTATGGGCGAGCAGCTGGCGCGCGAGCAGCCGGTCGAGGCCGACATCGTGGTGCCCGTGCCCGACTCCGGTATCGGGGCGGCCATCGGGTACGCCCGCGAGAGTGGCATTCCCTTCGACTACGGCCTCTACAAGAACCCCTATGCGGGCCGTACCTTCATCGCCCCCACGCAGGAGGCGCGCGAGCTGAAGGTCAAGATGAAGCTCTCGCCCACCAGCGCCGTGCGCGGCAAGCGGGTCGTGCTGGTGGACGATTCCATCGTGCGCGGCACCACCAGCCGCCAGATCGTGAACCTGCTGCGCGAGGCGGGGGCCACCGAGGTCCACTTCCGGGTGAGCAGCCCGCCCATCAAGCACCCGTGCTTTTACGGCATCGACACCGCCGCCCGTAAGGAACTGGTGGCCAGCACGCACAGCATCGAGGAAATCCGCGACCTGATCGGGGCCGACACCCTGAGCTTCATCAGCGAGCAAGGCATCCGGGAAGCCGTCAGCGGCCCCGGCCTGTGCCTGGCGTGTTTCAACGGCGACTACCCCGCCGGAACGCCGCTGCTCAATGATGTGGATAAGCTGGCGCTCGAGGTATAA
- a CDS encoding YwbE family protein codes for MPPLRSHIQPGLAVDIVQKQDQSTGRLTRSVVSALLTRSPSHPHGIKVRLTTGEVGRVQAVIGAGDQ; via the coding sequence ATGCCTCCCCTCCGCTCCCACATTCAGCCAGGCCTCGCGGTGGACATCGTGCAGAAACAGGACCAGTCCACCGGCCGCCTCACGCGTAGCGTCGTCTCGGCGCTGCTTACGCGGTCGCCCTCTCACCCCCACGGTATCAAGGTGCGCCTCACGACCGGCGAGGTCGGGCGGGTGCAGGCGGTGATCGGCGCGGGCGACCAATAA
- a CDS encoding NAD(P)/FAD-dependent oxidoreductase: MNRGRTPQHVAVIGSGFAGLAAALRLARAGARVTVLDNLDGPGGKAALSRTAQGAFGFSSGPTVVTMPQVFRGLHARLGLELPALSPARPTTTYHGRGQPFAPEALHVAGSLEPTLAQLSRADGRRYTQLLVASRRMYLDAAPTFLFGPPPTLPRLARYALTRGRRAAPLSSLARYVRSGPRLTPFWLRFATYLGADPYRAPAVLHNIAWVELGYGVWHLPGGLLALAERLHAQAEALGVRFEYGTRVTHLSTHGGRVLGAHTDRGAFAADAWISAADRALTAGWLGLNEKPTPRGVSGFALQLRLREDRGQAHHIFWPADYAREWRDIRRGRLPQAPTLYLHLNGREAFLLVNAPPKPDVAPDAREYGAWLLARLQAVFPLEVEDWHALSPADYARTARGGALYGRAPHGLSGSLRPGWTLPQARNLVQVGGTVHPGGGVPLSVLSGWNGAGTLLGLPYDDLDGRQVPGRGEVWPDLS, from the coding sequence GTGAATCGGGGAAGGACGCCGCAGCATGTCGCGGTCATCGGGTCGGGCTTCGCGGGGCTGGCGGCGGCGCTGCGGCTGGCGCGGGCCGGGGCCAGGGTCACGGTGCTGGACAATCTGGACGGCCCCGGCGGCAAGGCGGCCCTGAGCCGCACCGCACAGGGGGCTTTTGGGTTCTCCAGCGGGCCCACGGTTGTGACCATGCCCCAGGTGTTCCGGGGGCTGCACGCGCGCCTGGGGCTGGAGCTGCCCGCTCTGAGCCCGGCACGGCCCACCACGACCTACCACGGACGCGGCCAGCCCTTTGCGCCTGAGGCCCTGCACGTGGCGGGCAGCCTGGAGCCGACTCTGGCGCAGCTGTCCAGGGCCGACGGGCGGCGTTATACCCAACTGCTGGTCGCCTCGCGCCGCATGTATCTGGACGCCGCGCCCACCTTCCTGTTCGGGCCGCCGCCCACGCTTCCCCGGCTGGCCCGCTACGCCCTGACGCGGGGCCGGCGCGCCGCACCGCTGTCGTCGCTGGCCCGGTACGTTCGCTCGGGGCCGCGCCTCACGCCCTTCTGGCTGCGGTTCGCCACCTACCTGGGGGCTGACCCCTACCGCGCGCCCGCTGTGCTGCACAACATCGCCTGGGTCGAACTGGGCTACGGCGTGTGGCATCTGCCTGGCGGCCTGCTGGCCCTGGCCGAGCGGCTGCACGCCCAGGCCGAGGCGCTGGGCGTGCGCTTCGAGTACGGCACGCGCGTCACGCACCTCAGCACGCACGGGGGCCGGGTGCTGGGGGCGCATACGGACCGGGGGGCCTTTGCCGCCGACGCCTGGATCAGCGCCGCCGACCGCGCCCTGACCGCCGGGTGGCTGGGCCTGAACGAGAAACCCACCCCGCGCGGCGTGAGCGGCTTTGCCCTGCAACTGCGGCTGCGCGAGGACCGGGGACAGGCCCACCATATTTTCTGGCCCGCCGACTACGCCCGCGAGTGGCGCGACATCCGGCGCGGGCGGCTGCCGCAGGCCCCGACGCTGTACCTGCACCTGAACGGCCGGGAGGCCTTCTTGCTGGTCAACGCGCCCCCGAAGCCCGACGTGGCCCCGGACGCCCGCGAGTACGGCGCGTGGCTGCTGGCCCGGTTGCAGGCCGTGTTTCCGCTGGAGGTCGAGGACTGGCACGCCCTGTCGCCCGCCGACTACGCCCGCACGGCGCGCGGCGGGGCACTGTACGGGCGTGCGCCGCATGGCCTGAGCGGCAGCCTGCGCCCCGGCTGGACCCTGCCGCAGGCGCGCAATCTGGTGCAGGTGGGCGGCACGGTGCATCCGGGCGGCGGCGTGCCCCTGTCGGTGCTCTCGGGCTGGAACGGGGCGGGGACGCTGCTGGGCCTGCCCTATGACGACCTGGACGGCCGGCAGGTGCCGGGGAGGGGAGAGGTATGGCCGGACCTCAGCTGA